In Streptococcus oralis, a single window of DNA contains:
- the gpsB gene encoding cell division regulator GpsB, translating into MASIIFSAKDIFEQEFGREVRGYSKAEVDEFLDDVIKDYETYAALVKSLRQEIADLKEELSHKPQVAPTQPDSIEVTASTSMTNFDILKRLNRLEKEVFGKQILDNQDL; encoded by the coding sequence ATGGCAAGTATTATATTTTCAGCGAAAGATATTTTTGAACAAGAATTTGGACGTGAAGTACGTGGATACAGCAAAGCAGAGGTAGATGAATTCCTAGATGATGTGATTAAGGATTATGAAACCTACGCAGCTTTGGTCAAATCCCTTCGTCAAGAGATTGCTGATTTGAAGGAAGAATTATCTCATAAACCACAGGTAGCGCCAACTCAACCAGACTCTATTGAAGTAACAGCTTCTACCTCAATGACAAACTTTGATATTTTGAAACGCTTAAATCGTCTCGAAAAAGAAGTATTTGGTAAGCAAATCTTAGACAACCAAGATTTATAA
- a CDS encoding THUMP domain-containing class I SAM-dependent RNA methyltransferase, with amino-acid sequence MKEQFNLIATAAAGLEAVVGREVRDLGYDCQVENGRVRFQGDVKAIIENNLWLRAADRIKIVVGSFPAKTFEELFQGVFALDWENYLPLGARFPISKAKCVKSKLHNEPSVQAISKKAVVKKLQKHYARPEGVPLMETGPEFKIEVSILKDVATVMIDTTGSSLFKRGYRTEKGGAPIKENMAAAILQLSNWYPDKPLIDPTCGSGTFCIEAAMIARKMAPGLRRSFAFEEWNWVSDRLIQEVRTEAAKKIDRELELDIMGCDIDARMVEIAKANAQAAGVAGDITFKQMRVQDLRTDKINGVIISNPPYGERLSDDAGVTKLYAEMGQVFAPLKTWSKFILTSDEAFESKYGSPADKKRKLYNGTLKVDLYQYFGQRVKRQEVK; translated from the coding sequence ATGAAAGAACAATTTAATTTAATCGCAACTGCTGCGGCGGGTCTTGAGGCTGTCGTTGGACGTGAGGTGCGAGACCTTGGTTATGATTGCCAGGTTGAAAATGGGCGTGTCCGCTTCCAAGGAGATGTGAAGGCAATCATTGAGAACAACCTTTGGCTTCGCGCGGCGGATCGCATCAAGATTGTAGTCGGAAGTTTTCCAGCTAAGACTTTTGAAGAGCTTTTTCAAGGAGTTTTTGCTCTAGATTGGGAAAACTATCTCCCTCTAGGAGCACGTTTCCCGATATCAAAGGCAAAATGTGTGAAGTCTAAACTCCACAATGAGCCCAGTGTTCAGGCTATTTCTAAGAAGGCTGTTGTGAAGAAGTTACAAAAACACTATGCCCGTCCAGAAGGAGTTCCCTTGATGGAAACGGGTCCCGAGTTTAAGATTGAGGTATCTATCCTGAAAGATGTGGCAACTGTCATGATTGACACGACTGGTTCTAGCCTCTTTAAGCGTGGTTATCGTACGGAAAAGGGTGGAGCGCCGATCAAAGAAAACATGGCAGCAGCCATTTTACAACTATCTAATTGGTATCCAGACAAGCCCTTGATTGATCCGACCTGTGGTTCAGGAACGTTCTGTATCGAGGCGGCTATGATTGCTAGAAAGATGGCTCCAGGACTTCGCCGTTCCTTTGCTTTTGAGGAATGGAACTGGGTCAGCGATCGGTTAATCCAAGAAGTTCGCACAGAGGCGGCTAAGAAAATTGATCGTGAACTTGAGCTGGACATTATGGGCTGTGATATAGATGCTCGCATGGTGGAAATTGCCAAGGCAAATGCTCAAGCAGCAGGTGTCGCAGGTGACATCACCTTTAAGCAAATGCGGGTACAGGACTTGCGCACAGACAAGATTAATGGCGTTATCATTTCCAATCCACCATATGGGGAACGCTTGTCTGATGATGCAGGAGTTACCAAGCTCTATGCTGAGATGGGACAGGTCTTTGCACCACTGAAAACGTGGAGTAAGTTTATCCTGACGAGTGACGAAGCTTTTGAAAGCAAGTACGGAAGTCCAGCTGATAAAAAACGAAAACTCTATAACGGGACCTTAAAAGTGGATTTGTATCAATACTTTGGTCAGCGTGTCAAACGCCAAGAGGTAAAATAG
- the mapZ gene encoding cell division site-positioning protein MapZ: MSKKRRDRHKKGHQEPQFDFDEAKDLTVGQVIRKNEEVEAGVLPEDSILDKYIKQHREEIEADKFETRQFKKEELASTQNLEEMIQEVRESSESSDQVDDSDLVAEGSIEEIEEETTQFVPPLQDEENAEIEPLVLTETEPEQINEEQEEETYTPLSRSAQTEPETGSKKKAVIIIASVVAAILVLAGTYYVYRQVSRSNQEIQSSQAASSDDQGTQTVLKDFNDLYDTFYTDANKTALKNSQFDKLSQLKTLLDKLEGSRDYTLAKSRYDSLATQIKAIQDVNALFESPAITDGVLDTNAKAKADAKFTEIKTGNTELDKLLDKAISLGKSQQTSASSSSSSSSTSQASSSSATESNASSTTPSTSTTAPARDTNGGLSGDGVNLQRSASRVPYNQSAVDDSNNTAWTFADGVLEQVLATSRARGYITGNQYILERVNIVNGNGYYNLYKPDGTYLFTLNCKTGYFVGNGSGHADDLDY, from the coding sequence ATGAGTAAGAAAAGACGTGATCGTCATAAAAAAGGACATCAAGAACCACAATTCGACTTTGACGAAGCAAAAGACTTGACTGTTGGTCAGGTCATTCGTAAGAATGAAGAGGTTGAAGCAGGAGTATTGCCTGAGGACAGTATCTTAGACAAATACATCAAACAACACCGTGAAGAGATCGAAGCCGACAAGTTTGAAACTCGTCAGTTTAAAAAAGAAGAACTGGCTTCTACTCAAAACCTAGAGGAAATGATCCAAGAAGTTCGTGAATCAAGTGAATCTTCTGATCAGGTAGACGATTCAGACCTGGTTGCTGAGGGATCTATTGAAGAGATAGAAGAAGAGACTACTCAGTTTGTTCCACCACTTCAAGATGAAGAAAATGCTGAAATAGAGCCTCTCGTTTTAACAGAAACAGAGCCCGAGCAAATAAATGAGGAACAAGAAGAGGAGACCTATACACCTCTATCACGTTCGGCTCAAACAGAACCTGAAACAGGCTCTAAGAAGAAAGCTGTCATCATCATTGCTTCTGTAGTAGCTGCAATCCTTGTGCTTGCTGGAACATATTATGTCTACCGTCAAGTATCTCGTTCAAACCAAGAAATCCAGTCTTCTCAAGCAGCATCTTCGGATGATCAAGGAACACAAACAGTTTTGAAAGACTTCAATGATCTCTATGATACTTTCTATACGGATGCTAATAAGACAGCTCTGAAAAACAGCCAGTTTGATAAATTGAGCCAACTGAAAACCTTGCTAGATAAGTTAGAAGGTAGCCGTGATTATACACTAGCTAAGTCAAGATATGATAGTCTAGCAACTCAAATCAAGGCCATTCAAGATGTTAATGCCCTCTTTGAAAGTCCAGCTATTACGGACGGTGTCTTGGATACCAATGCGAAAGCCAAAGCGGATGCTAAATTTACAGAAATCAAGACAGGGAACACAGAACTAGACAAACTCTTGGATAAGGCCATTAGTCTTGGCAAGAGCCAACAAACCAGTGCTTCCAGCTCAAGTTCAAGCTCTAGCACGAGTCAAGCAAGCTCAAGTTCAGCTACAGAAAGCAATGCAAGCAGTACGACACCTTCTACCAGCACTACGGCACCAGCTAGAGATACGAATGGTGGTTTGTCTGGCGATGGGGTTAATCTTCAAAGAAGTGCTAGTCGTGTACCTTACAACCAATCAGCTGTAGACGATAGCAACAACACTGCTTGGACCTTTGCGGATGGTGTATTGGAACAAGTCCTAGCAACATCACGTGCTCGTGGCTATATCACTGGAAATCAATATATCCTAGAACGTGTCAATATCGTAAACGGAAATGGTTATTACAACCTCTACAAACCAGATGGAACCTATCTCTTCACCCTCAACTGTAAGACGGGTTACTTTGTAGGGAATGGTTCTGGTCATGCAGATGACTTGGACTACTAG
- the gndA gene encoding NADP-dependent phosphogluconate dehydrogenase encodes MTKANFGVVGMAVMGRNLALNIESRGYTVAIYNRSKEKTEDVIACHPEKNFVPSYDAESFVNSIEKPRRIMLMVQAGPGTDATIQALLPHLDKGDILIDGGNTFYKDTIRRNEELANSGINFIGTGVSGGEKGALEGPSIMPGGQKEAYELVADVLEEISAKAPEDGKPCVTYIGPDGAGHYVKMVHNGIEYGDMQLIAESYDLMQHLLDLSAEDMAEIFTEWNKGELDSYLIEITADILSRKDDEGQDGPIVDYILDAAGNKGTGKWTSQSALDLGVPLSLITESVFARYISTYKEERVHASKVLPKPAAFKFEGDKAELIEKIRQALYFSKIISYAQGFAQLRVASKENNWNLPFADIASIWRDGCIIRSRFLQKITDAYNRDADLANLLLDEYFLDVTAKYQQAVRDIVALAVQAGVPVPTFSAAITYFDSYRSADLPANLIQAQRDYFGAHTYQRKDKEGIFHYSWYDEK; translated from the coding sequence ATGACAAAAGCTAACTTTGGTGTCGTAGGTATGGCCGTAATGGGTCGTAACCTTGCCCTAAATATCGAATCTCGTGGTTATACAGTTGCCATTTACAACCGTAGTAAAGAAAAAACAGAAGACGTAATTGCTTGCCATCCTGAAAAGAACTTTGTGCCAAGCTATGACGCGGAAAGCTTTGTAAACTCAATCGAAAAACCTCGTCGTATCATGCTGATGGTTCAAGCTGGACCTGGTACAGACGCAACTATCCAAGCTCTTCTTCCCCACCTTGATAAGGGTGATATCTTGATCGATGGAGGAAACACTTTCTACAAAGATACCATCCGTCGTAATGAAGAACTGGCAAACTCAGGTATCAACTTTATCGGTACCGGGGTTTCTGGTGGTGAAAAAGGTGCCCTTGAAGGTCCTTCTATCATGCCTGGTGGACAAAAAGAAGCCTACGAATTGGTTGCTGATGTTCTCGAAGAAATCTCAGCTAAAGCACCAGAAGATGGCAAACCATGTGTGACTTACATCGGTCCTGATGGAGCTGGTCACTATGTGAAAATGGTCCACAACGGTATCGAGTATGGTGACATGCAATTGATCGCAGAAAGCTATGACTTGATGCAACACTTGCTTGACCTTTCTGCAGAAGACATGGCAGAAATCTTTACTGAGTGGAACAAGGGTGAGTTGGACAGCTACTTGATCGAAATCACAGCTGATATCTTGAGCCGTAAAGATGATGAAGGTCAAGATGGCCCAATCGTAGACTATATCCTTGATGCTGCAGGCAACAAGGGAACTGGTAAATGGACTAGCCAATCAGCACTTGACCTTGGTGTGCCATTGTCACTGATTACGGAGTCAGTATTTGCGCGTTACATCTCTACATACAAAGAAGAGCGTGTACATGCTAGCAAGGTCCTTCCAAAACCAGCTGCTTTCAAATTTGAAGGAGACAAGGCTGAGTTGATTGAAAAGATCCGTCAAGCCCTTTACTTCTCAAAAATTATCTCTTACGCACAAGGTTTCGCACAATTACGTGTGGCTTCTAAAGAAAATAACTGGAACTTGCCGTTTGCGGACATCGCATCTATCTGGCGTGATGGCTGTATCATCCGTTCTCGTTTCTTGCAAAAGATTACAGATGCTTACAACCGTGATGCAGACCTTGCAAACCTTCTCTTGGATGAGTACTTCTTGGATGTTACTGCTAAGTACCAACAAGCAGTGCGTGATATCGTAGCTCTTGCTGTTCAAGCTGGTGTACCAGTGCCAACCTTCTCAGCAGCTATTACTTACTTTGATAGCTACCGTTCAGCTGACCTTCCTGCTAACTTGATCCAAGCGCAACGTGACTACTTTGGTGCCCACACTTACCAACGTAAAGACAAAGAAGGAATCTTCCACTACTCTTGGTATGACGAAAAATAA
- a CDS encoding response regulator transcription factor, translating into MGKRILLLEKERNLAHFLSLELQKEQYRVDLVEEGQKALSMALQTDYDLILLNARLGDMTAQDFAERLSRTKPASVIMVLDHREELQDQIETIQRFAVSYIYKPVIIDNLVARISAIFRGRDFIDQHCSQMKVPTSYRNLRMDVEHHTVYRGEEMIALTRREYDLLATLMGSKKVLTREQLLESVWKYESATETNIVDVYIRYLRSKLDVKGQKSYIKTVRGVGYTMQE; encoded by the coding sequence ATGGGGAAACGGATTTTATTACTTGAGAAAGAACGAAATCTCGCTCATTTTCTCAGTCTGGAACTCCAAAAAGAGCAATACCGTGTTGATCTGGTTGAGGAGGGGCAAAAAGCCCTCTCCATGGCTCTCCAGACAGATTATGACTTGATTTTACTGAATGCTCGTCTGGGGGATATGACGGCCCAGGATTTTGCAGAGAGGCTGAGTCGGACAAAACCGGCCTCAGTGATCATGGTCTTGGACCATCGCGAAGAATTGCAAGACCAGATTGAGACAATCCAGCGCTTCGCCGTTTCTTACATCTATAAGCCAGTGATTATTGATAATCTAGTAGCTCGTATTTCAGCGATTTTCCGAGGTCGGGACTTCATTGACCAACACTGTAGTCAGATGAAGGTTCCAACGTCTTACCGCAACCTACGTATGGATGTAGAACATCATACCGTTTATCGTGGCGAGGAGATGATTGCTCTGACGCGCCGTGAGTATGACCTTTTGGCCACTCTCATGGGAAGCAAGAAGGTCTTGACTCGTGAGCAGTTATTGGAAAGTGTTTGGAAGTACGAAAGTGCAACAGAAACCAATATCGTGGATGTTTATATCCGTTATCTACGTAGCAAGCTTGATGTAAAAGGTCAAAAAAGCTACATTAAAACCGTGCGTGGTGTTGGGTACACCATGCAAGAATAG
- the cbpJ gene encoding choline-binding protein CbpJ: MKRFKIMMQVGLAVFFFALLATSTVFADDADSEGWQFVQENGRTYYKKGDIKETDWRVIDGKTYYFDYNGEMVVGWQYIPMPVKGYTIGPYPNGIRLEGSPMPEWYYFDKNGVLQEFVGWKALEIKTKDSVGRKYGEKRTNPEDKEEKSFYTNYYFNQNHSLKTGWLYDQSNWYYLAKTEINGENYIGGERRAGWINDGSAWYYLDPETGIMQTGWKQIGNKWYYLRSSGAMTTGWYQEGSTWYYLDAENGDMKTGWQYLGNKWYYLRSSGAMATGWYQEGSTWYYLQTSNGDMKTGWTKVNGNWYYLNSSGAMVTGSQTIDGKVYNFASSGEWI; the protein is encoded by the coding sequence ATGAAAAGATTTAAAATAATGATGCAAGTTGGACTAGCCGTCTTTTTCTTTGCTTTGCTAGCGACAAGCACCGTCTTTGCGGATGATGCTGATTCAGAAGGCTGGCAATTTGTCCAAGAAAATGGTAGAACCTACTACAAGAAGGGTGACATCAAAGAAACGGACTGGCGAGTGATTGATGGCAAGACCTATTATTTTGATTATAATGGTGAAATGGTTGTTGGTTGGCAATACATTCCAATGCCAGTTAAAGGATATACAATTGGTCCTTACCCTAATGGCATAAGATTAGAAGGTTCCCCAATGCCAGAGTGGTACTACTTCGATAAAAATGGAGTGCTACAAGAGTTTGTTGGTTGGAAAGCATTAGAGATTAAAACTAAAGACAGTGTTGGAAGAAAGTATGGTGAAAAACGTACAAATCCGGAAGATAAAGAAGAGAAGAGTTTTTACACGAACTATTACTTTAATCAAAATCATTCTTTAAAGACAGGTTGGCTTTATGACCAGTCTAATTGGTATTATCTAGCTAAAACGGAAATTAATGGAGAAAACTATATTGGTGGTGAAAGACGTGCAGGTTGGATAAACGATGGTTCAGCTTGGTACTATCTAGATCCAGAAACTGGTATCATGCAAACTGGTTGGAAGCAAATTGGCAATAAATGGTACTACCTCCGTTCATCAGGAGCTATGACAACTGGCTGGTATCAGGAAGGCTCAACTTGGTACTATTTAGATGCTGAAAATGGCGATATGAAAACAGGCTGGCAATATCTTGGTAACAAGTGGTACTACCTTCGTTCATCAGGAGCCATGGCAACTGGCTGGTATCAGGAAGGTTCGACTTGGTATTATCTACAAACAAGTAATGGCGATATGAAGACAGGTTGGACAAAAGTAAATGGAAACTGGTATTATCTCAATTCCTCTGGAGCAATGGTTACAGGTAGCCAAACTATCGATGGTAAAGTTTATAACTTTGCTTCATCTGGTGAGTGGATTTAA
- the cbpC gene encoding choline-binding protein CbpC codes for MKLLKKMMQVALTAFFFGLLATNTVFADTTGGQFVDKDNRKYYVKDDHKAIYWHKIDGKTYYFGDKGEMVVGWQYLEIPGTGYRDNLLDNQPVNEIGLQQKWYYFSSDGALLEQTDKQVLEAKTSENTGKVYGEQYTPSPEKRTYYFDNNYAVKTGWTYEDGNWYYLNKLGISGDDSYNPLPIGEVAKGWTQDFHVTFGIDRSKPAPWYYLDPTTGIMQTGWQYLGNKWYYLRSSGSMATGWYQEGSTWYYLDAQNGDMKTGWQYLGNKWYYLRSSGSMATGWYKEGSTWYYLHTSNGDMKTGWFQVNGKWYYAYSSGALAVNTTVDGYSVNYNGEWVQ; via the coding sequence ATGAAGCTTTTGAAAAAAATGATGCAAGTCGCACTAACAGCATTTTTCTTTGGTTTGCTAGCTACTAATACTGTATTTGCGGATACAACAGGTGGCCAATTTGTTGATAAGGATAATAGAAAATATTATGTAAAAGATGATCATAAAGCAATCTATTGGCATAAAATAGACGGTAAAACTTACTATTTTGGTGATAAAGGAGAAATGGTAGTTGGATGGCAATACTTAGAAATTCCTGGAACAGGTTATCGTGATAATTTATTAGATAACCAACCAGTTAATGAAATCGGACTCCAACAAAAATGGTATTATTTTAGCTCAGATGGTGCTTTGCTAGAACAAACAGATAAACAAGTACTAGAGGCAAAAACGTCTGAAAATACAGGAAAAGTATATGGTGAACAATATACTCCATCTCCTGAAAAGAGAACTTATTATTTTGATAATAATTATGCTGTAAAGACAGGTTGGACTTATGAAGACGGTAATTGGTATTATTTAAATAAGCTAGGAATTTCTGGCGATGATTCTTACAATCCACTACCAATTGGTGAAGTTGCTAAGGGTTGGACTCAAGATTTCCATGTTACTTTTGGTATTGATAGAAGCAAACCTGCTCCGTGGTACTACTTAGATCCAACAACTGGCATCATGCAAACAGGTTGGCAATATCTTGGTAATAAATGGTACTACCTCCGTTCATCAGGATCTATGGCGACTGGCTGGTATCAGGAAGGCTCCACTTGGTATTATTTAGATGCTCAAAATGGTGATATGAAAACGGGCTGGCAATACCTTGGTAACAAATGGTACTACCTCCGTTCATCAGGATCTATGGCGACTGGCTGGTATAAGGAAGGTTCGACTTGGTATTATCTACATACAAGTAATGGCGATATGAAGACTGGTTGGTTCCAGGTTAATGGCAAATGGTACTACGCTTACAGCTCAGGTGCTTTGGCAGTGAATACAACCGTAGATGGTTATTCTGTCAACTATAATGGCGAATGGGTTCAATAA
- the mvk gene encoding mevalonate kinase, with protein sequence MTKKVGVGQAHSKIILIGEHAVVYGYPAISLPLIEVEVTCKVVPAESLWRLYEEDTLSMAVYASLEYLDIKEACIRCVIDSAIPEKRGMGSSAAISIAAIRAVFDYYQADLPHDVLEILVNRAEMIAHMNPSGLDAKTCLSDQPIRFIKNVGFTELEMNLSAYLVIADTGVYGHTREAIQVVQSKGKDALPFLHALGELTQQAEDAIRQKDAEGLGQILSQAHLHLKEIGVSSPEADSLVETALNHGALGAKMSGGGLGGCIIALVANLDQAQELAKRLEEKGAVQTWIESL encoded by the coding sequence ATGACAAAAAAAGTTGGTGTCGGTCAGGCACATAGTAAGATTATTTTAATAGGAGAGCATGCGGTTGTTTACGGTTATCCAGCCATTTCCCTGCCTCTCATAGAGGTGGAGGTGACCTGTAAGGTGGTCCCTGCTGAAAGTCTGTGGCGTCTTTATGAGGAGGATACCTTGTCCATGGCGGTGTATGCCTCGCTGGAGTATTTGGATATCAAAGAAGCCTGCATTCGATGTGTGATTGACTCGGCTATCCCTGAAAAACGGGGGATGGGTTCGTCAGCGGCTATCAGCATAGCGGCCATTCGTGCGGTATTTGACTACTACCAAGCCGACCTGCCTCACGATGTGCTAGAAATCTTGGTCAATCGGGCTGAGATGATTGCCCATATGAATCCAAGCGGTTTGGATGCCAAGACCTGTCTCAGTGACCAGCCCATTCGCTTTATCAAGAACGTTGGATTTACAGAGCTTGAGATGAACCTATCCGCTTATTTGGTGATTGCTGATACGGGCGTGTATGGTCACACTCGTGAAGCTATCCAAGTGGTTCAAAGCAAGGGCAAGGATGCCCTACCGTTTTTGCATGCCTTGGGAGAATTGACCCAGCAAGCAGAAGATGCGATTAGACAAAAGGATGCTGAGGGACTGGGACAAATCCTCAGTCAAGCGCATTTACATTTAAAAGAAATTGGTGTTAGTAGCCCTGAGGCTGACTCACTGGTTGAAACGGCTCTTAACCATGGTGCTCTGGGTGCCAAGATGAGTGGTGGTGGACTAGGAGGGTGTATTATCGCCTTGGTAGCCAATCTGGACCAAGCGCAAGAACTAGCAAAACGATTAGAAGAGAAAGGAGCTGTTCAGACATGGATCGAAAGCCTGTAA
- the mvaD gene encoding diphosphomevalonate decarboxylase encodes MDRKPVTVRSYANIAIIKYWGKKKEKEMVPATSSISLTLENMYTETTLSPLPTDATADAFYINGQLQSEAEHAKMSKIINRYRPKGEGFVRIDTQNNMPTAAGLSSSSSGLSALVKACNAYFQLGLDRSQLAQEAKFASGSSSRSFYGPLGAWDKDSGEIYPVETDLKLAMIMLVLEDKKKPISSRDGMKLCVETSTTFDDWVRQSEKDYQDMLVYLKENDFAKVGELTEKNALAMHATTKTASPAFSYLTDATYEAMDFVRQLREQGEACYFTMDAGPNVKVLCQEKDLEHLSEIFGQRYRLIVSKTKDLSQDDCC; translated from the coding sequence ATGGATCGAAAGCCTGTAACAGTACGTTCCTACGCAAATATTGCCATTATCAAATATTGGGGAAAGAAAAAAGAAAAAGAGATGGTTCCTGCTACTAGTAGCATCTCTCTGACTTTGGAAAATATGTACACAGAGACGACTTTGTCGCCTCTACCGACGGATGCGACTGCTGATGCCTTTTATATCAATGGTCAGCTTCAGAGTGAGGCTGAGCATGCCAAGATGAGCAAAATCATCAACCGTTACCGTCCAAAAGGTGAGGGATTTGTCCGTATCGATACCCAAAACAACATGCCGACTGCGGCTGGCTTATCATCCAGTTCTAGTGGTTTGTCCGCCTTGGTCAAGGCTTGCAATGCTTATTTCCAGCTTGGTTTAGATCGGAGTCAGTTGGCACAGGAGGCTAAGTTTGCCTCAGGTTCTTCCTCTCGTAGTTTTTATGGACCACTCGGTGCTTGGGATAAGGATAGCGGGGAAATCTACCCTGTAGAGACAGACTTGAAACTAGCTATGATTATGTTGGTGCTAGAGGATAAGAAAAAACCAATTTCTAGCCGTGATGGGATGAAACTTTGTGTGGAAACCTCGACGACTTTTGATGATTGGGTTCGCCAGTCTGAGAAGGATTATCAGGATATGCTGGTTTATCTCAAAGAGAATGATTTTGCCAAGGTTGGGGAATTAACGGAGAAAAATGCCCTAGCCATGCACGCTACGACCAAAACAGCATCCCCAGCCTTTTCTTATCTAACGGATGCGACTTATGAAGCCATGGACTTTGTCCGTCAACTTCGTGAACAAGGCGAAGCCTGCTACTTTACCATGGATGCTGGTCCCAATGTCAAGGTTCTCTGTCAGGAGAAAGACTTGGAGCATTTGTCAGAAATCTTCGGTCAACGTTATCGCTTGATTGTGTCAAAAACAAAGGATTTGAGCCAAGATGATTGCTGTTAA
- a CDS encoding phosphomevalonate kinase has translation MIAVKTCGKLYWAGEYAILEPGQLALIKAIPIYMKAEIAFSENYRIYSDMFDFAVDLTPNPDYSLIQETIALVADFLTYRGQELRPFSLEIRGKMEREGKKFGLGSSGSVVVLVIKALLALYDITVDQDFLFKLASAVLLKRGDNGSMGDLACIVAEDLVLYQSFDRKKIAAWLEEESLATVLERDWGFSISHVQPTLECDFLVGWTKEVAVSSDMVQQIKQNIDQNFLSSSKATVVTLVEALEQGKVENIIEQVETASQLLEGLSPDIYTPSLRQLKEASQDLQAVAKSSGAGGGDCGIALSFDVQSTETLKNRWTDLGIELLYQERIGHDDKS, from the coding sequence ATGATTGCTGTTAAAACTTGCGGAAAACTCTATTGGGCAGGGGAATACGCTATTTTAGAACCGGGGCAGTTAGCTTTGATAAAGGCTATTCCCATCTATATGAAGGCTGAGATTGCTTTTTCTGAGAACTATCGTATCTACTCAGACATGTTTGATTTCGCAGTGGACTTGACACCAAATCCTGACTACAGCTTGATTCAAGAAACGATTGCTCTAGTGGCAGATTTCCTGACTTATCGAGGTCAGGAGCTAAGACCTTTTTCCTTGGAAATCCGTGGCAAAATGGAACGGGAAGGCAAAAAGTTTGGTCTGGGTTCTAGTGGTAGCGTCGTTGTCTTGGTGATCAAGGCCCTGCTGGCTCTATATGATATTACAGTTGATCAGGATTTCTTGTTCAAGCTGGCAAGCGCGGTCTTGCTCAAGCGAGGAGACAATGGTTCTATGGGAGACCTTGCCTGTATTGTGGCAGAAGATTTGGTTCTCTACCAGTCTTTTGATCGAAAGAAGATAGCTGCGTGGTTGGAAGAAGAAAGCTTGGCGACGGTTTTGGAGCGTGACTGGGGCTTTTCTATCTCACACGTACAACCAACCCTAGAATGTGATTTCCTAGTGGGATGGACCAAGGAAGTAGCTGTGTCTAGTGACATGGTTCAGCAAATCAAACAAAACATAGACCAGAACTTTTTAAGTTCCTCAAAAGCAACAGTGGTTACTTTGGTAGAAGCCTTGGAGCAGGGGAAAGTAGAAAATATCATCGAGCAGGTGGAAACAGCCAGTCAGCTCTTAGAAGGCTTGAGCCCAGATATTTACACACCTTCGCTGAGACAGCTGAAAGAAGCCAGTCAAGATTTGCAGGCTGTTGCCAAGAGTAGTGGGGCTGGTGGTGGTGACTGTGGCATTGCCTTGAGTTTTGATGTGCAATCAACTGAAACCCTAAAAAACCGTTGGACCGATCTGGGGATTGAGCTCTTATACCAAGAAAGGATAGGACATGACGACAAATCGTAA